Proteins encoded by one window of Rutidosis leptorrhynchoides isolate AG116_Rl617_1_P2 chromosome 7, CSIRO_AGI_Rlap_v1, whole genome shotgun sequence:
- the LOC139860570 gene encoding uncharacterized protein has protein sequence MAILDKLTAETGQITLTKVPDSWCWGLSIDGVFNVNQTRKHIDAVVLPNTCIPTIWCKLVPLKINVFVCRMALNRLPSRVNLSSRGIEIQDIGCALCDWNVETIDHVLFSCQVASDMWRKLAGDK, from the exons ATGGCGATTCTTGATAAGTTGACTGCTGAGACGGGTCAGATTACATTAACAAAGGTTCCAGATTCTTGGTGCTGGGGCTTATCGATCGATGGTGTCTTCAACGTTAATCAAACACGTAAACACATCGATGCAGTTGTTCTTCCTAATACATGTATACCTACTATTTGGTGTAAATTGGTTCCACTTAAAATAAATGTGTTTGTATGCAGGATGGCTTTGAACCGGTTACCATCAAGAGTTAACCTTTCTAGTAGGGGTATCGAAATCCAAGACATCGGGTGTGCATTGTGTGATTGGAATGTGGAAACCATTGACCATGTATTATTTTCATGCCAAGTTGCCTCTGATATGTGGCGAAAG TTGGCAGGGGACAAGTGA